The Bdellovibrio sp. NC01 genome includes the window CAAGCAAACGCACTTTTGCGCCTGGCATCTCTGGTTGCGCTTCACACGCCGTCATCGCCAAAGTATATGGCTCTTGCCCCGTACTTGCAGCTGCACACCAAATGCGTAGATCGTTGCCGAACTTCTTCGCAAGATCAGGCAAAGCTTTTTGCAAGAAATCAAAGTGATTCGATTCGCGATAGAATGAAGTCATGTTCGTCGTCAGTGCAGAGATATACTCTTGAATCACGTCGTTCGAACCTCTTTCAAGCATTGACCAATACTCTTCGTAAGTCTTCATGTTGTGACGACGAAGAAGCTTCACGATACGATTACGAATCAACGCATGATTTTTAGGAGTCAGCGGAAGATCAACACCCGCAAGTTCGTACATACGAGCCGCGAATTTTTCGAACATCTTGTCTGATAACTTAATTTCTTCGAAATCATACAGCGCGTTTGTTGCGTCTGTCTTTTTTACTGCGCTCATGCTGCCATCTCCCTGCCTTTAGAAACATTGCTGACCAATGCTCCCGGCTCAAGAATCAATACAGTTCTGCCATCACCTAGGATTGCCGCACCTGCGACCTCTGGAATGTGTTGGCCTGTTGTAATAGGTTTAACGACCACTTGCGCTTGACCTAAAACGTCGTCTACTGGGAAGGCCATTTGACCTGTCATAGATTCGATGATCACAAGCATTGTTTCTTCACGACGCGCACTCAAAGAGTTTTCGCGGCGTTGAGCAAGTTGTTGGTCTTTCTTATTCAGTGTCCAATTGATTGAACCCAATGTTTTCGAAACATCGATCACCGGTAACAAGTGACCACGAATGCTTGCCACTTTTCCTGCTTTTGAAACGTTTGTATAATCTTTCGGTTGTACACGAACGATTTCGCGGATCGAGTGAATCGGCAAGATGTAACGAGCGCCATCCAAAGCCACGATGATACCGTCAGTGATCGCGGTGCTAAGTGGAATCGTCAAACGGAATGTTGTACCAACACCTGCCTTAGAAAGGATGTTGATCTTACCGTTGATTTTATCCAAGTTCGATTTCACGACGTCCAAACCAACACCACGGCCTGACAAGTCAGAAATTTTATCTGCTGTCGAAAAACCAGGTTGGAAGATGTATTGGAAAACAGTTTCGTCAGGAATAGTCGCAGGGTCCACACCTTGTGGTACCAAGCCGCGCTCGATCGCTTTACCCAAAACTTTTTCACGGTTGATACCGCCACCGTCGTCGACGATTTCGATAATAACGTTACCGCCATTTTGTTTTGCAGATACAGTCACTTTCGCCGTCGCAGGTTTACCGCGTTGCTGACGAGTCTCTTTCTTTTCGATACCGTGGTCCATCGAGTTACGAACCAAGTGAACCAAAGGGTCACCCAAAAGTTCAAAGACCGTTCTTTCAACCTCTGTCTCTTCACCGATCAATTGCAAATCCACTGGTTTATCAAGAGTCAAAGACACGTCACGCACGATACGTTGAATTTTTACGAACATTGATTTCAACGGAGTCATGCGGATGCTCAAAGTTTTTTCGTACAACTCACGAACCGCTTTATCCAATTGATCAACGATAGCTTCTAAACGCAAGTTCACACCACTGCGAACAGTTTCATCGTGTACAAGCTGATTTTTTAATACAACAAGCTCACCCACTGCATCCAATACTGAGTCAACACGGCCCGTATCAACTTTGATTGCTGCCACTGCAGGTTTGCCTTTACCATTACCGCCACCACTTGCAGCAGGAGGCTCACTTGCTGCTGGAGCTTTAGGAACTACTTTCAAAGCCGGCGCTGGTTTTTCAACGACTGGTTCTGGAGCAGCCATCACTGGCGCTGGAGTTGGTTCAACCGGAGCCGCTGCTACCGGAGCTGGCGTGGGAGCTACTGCCGATGCCGCAGCTTCCGCAGCTTCTTTCGCATGGAACTCTGCTTGATCTTCCGGAGACAATTGCGCCAAAAGCTCTGCTAGCAAATCATGATTCGTGTGATCTTCACCAGATTCAGCACTTGCTTCCGCAGCAGGAGCCGCTGCAAAGAAATCATCAGGAGCTTGTTCTTTTACTTCTTCAGTCGCAACTGGAGCGGGAGCTGCTTCTGCAGAACTATGTTTTGAAGTTTTACCTGACAGAGATTCTGTCAAAGCAATCAATTCAGCTTTCAATTTTGAAGTATCCCACTCTGAAGAATTACCTTGTTGCAGGAACGTGATGCGATTT containing:
- a CDS encoding chemotaxis protein CheA; this encodes MSDNSFFEELQMDFLNESAFMMETYEESMIKLETSQEPAKDLTDIFRVAHSVKGGAAAVGLMDLAKFAHVMEDLLDLLRSRPELVNSTAISLLLQSGDELKNRITFLQQGNSSEWDTSKLKAELIALTESLSGKTSKHSSAEAAPAPVATEEVKEQAPDDFFAAAPAAEASAESGEDHTNHDLLAELLAQLSPEDQAEFHAKEAAEAAASAVAPTPAPVAAAPVEPTPAPVMAAPEPVVEKPAPALKVVPKAPAASEPPAASGGGNGKGKPAVAAIKVDTGRVDSVLDAVGELVVLKNQLVHDETVRSGVNLRLEAIVDQLDKAVRELYEKTLSIRMTPLKSMFVKIQRIVRDVSLTLDKPVDLQLIGEETEVERTVFELLGDPLVHLVRNSMDHGIEKKETRQQRGKPATAKVTVSAKQNGGNVIIEIVDDGGGINREKVLGKAIERGLVPQGVDPATIPDETVFQYIFQPGFSTADKISDLSGRGVGLDVVKSNLDKINGKINILSKAGVGTTFRLTIPLSTAITDGIIVALDGARYILPIHSIREIVRVQPKDYTNVSKAGKVASIRGHLLPVIDVSKTLGSINWTLNKKDQQLAQRRENSLSARREETMLVIIESMTGQMAFPVDDVLGQAQVVVKPITTGQHIPEVAGAAILGDGRTVLILEPGALVSNVSKGREMAA
- a CDS encoding protein-glutamate O-methyltransferase CheR, which codes for MSAVKKTDATNALYDFEEIKLSDKMFEKFAARMYELAGVDLPLTPKNHALIRNRIVKLLRRHNMKTYEEYWSMLERGSNDVIQEYISALTTNMTSFYRESNHFDFLQKALPDLAKKFGNDLRIWCAAASTGQEPYTLAMTACEAQPEMPGAKVRLLATDIDLQVLKKASIGTYEEREMQGLPPVQRSKYFEKVKLDGDEYFRAKDQLHNMIRFAPFNLMNPKYEFQHKFHVIFCRNVLIYFDEPTTKKVIDSLTSCLAPGGYLVLGHSESGNVKHPNLKPLSRAVYQKT